A single genomic interval of Psychroserpens sp. NJDZ02 harbors:
- a CDS encoding sensor histidine kinase produces MKELYTQLFQKHKTENNTTLTYMDSLQRDIAIGSWEVNLQDNTATWSAMTKTIHEVEQDYQPDTKEGINFFLEGYNRDLINLLFTRAVNNQEPYDHEFQLKTAKNNIKWVRIVAYPVIENNATRKVIGVLQDITEKNNTLNELKLKEELIRTTFDHAPNAMALVSLSGKIITLNKSFCDYLGYTKEELIDVKINTLSHPDDIDLIPSNIKNLINGESDKFQCEKRYIKKDGAFINCILSISILRNKKNQPVHFISHLIDISKRKVAYKKVETLLATTKNQNEKLLNFAHIVSHNLRSHAGNLEMLLDIMKTDMPECTENEFFPLIQEAVTNLSETISNLNEVSIINSKKQKNLKSINLLKCTNTALANFKAKIIDTNAEIKISIDSALNVLAIPAYLDSILLNLISNSIKYKRPDAHPVITITAKKIEGYIKITVADNGLGINLDLHKNKIFGLYKTFHKHKEARGLGLYITKNQIEAMQGTIEVASKINQGTIFTIFLKDDTH; encoded by the coding sequence ATGAAAGAACTTTACACCCAGTTATTTCAAAAACACAAGACCGAAAACAACACCACATTAACTTACATGGACTCTCTGCAAAGAGACATTGCTATTGGCTCTTGGGAAGTCAACCTTCAAGACAACACTGCTACTTGGAGCGCTATGACAAAAACCATTCATGAGGTAGAACAAGATTATCAACCCGACACCAAGGAGGGTATTAATTTTTTTTTAGAAGGTTACAACCGAGATTTAATAAATCTATTATTTACTCGCGCTGTTAATAATCAAGAACCTTACGACCATGAGTTTCAATTAAAAACAGCAAAAAACAATATCAAATGGGTCCGTATTGTTGCTTATCCTGTAATAGAGAATAATGCCACCAGAAAAGTGATTGGTGTTTTACAAGATATCACCGAAAAAAACAACACGCTTAACGAACTAAAATTAAAAGAAGAACTAATACGCACCACTTTCGATCATGCCCCAAACGCAATGGCTTTGGTTAGTTTATCAGGAAAAATAATAACATTAAATAAAAGTTTTTGTGATTACCTAGGCTACACAAAAGAAGAGCTTATTGACGTTAAAATAAACACACTATCTCACCCAGACGATATAGACCTTATTCCGAGCAATATTAAAAACCTAATAAATGGGGAATCCGATAAATTTCAATGCGAAAAACGCTATATCAAAAAAGATGGGGCGTTTATAAATTGCATCTTATCTATATCTATACTAAGAAACAAAAAAAACCAACCTGTTCATTTTATATCACATCTGATAGATATATCAAAACGAAAAGTGGCTTACAAAAAAGTAGAAACATTATTAGCAACTACAAAAAACCAAAATGAAAAGCTGTTAAACTTTGCCCATATTGTATCTCATAATTTACGATCTCATGCTGGTAACCTAGAAATGTTATTAGATATAATGAAAACCGACATGCCCGAATGCACAGAGAACGAGTTTTTTCCTTTAATACAAGAGGCCGTCACTAATTTAAGCGAAACTATTTCTAATTTAAACGAAGTTTCAATAATAAACTCTAAAAAACAAAAAAACTTAAAAAGCATCAATTTATTAAAATGCACCAATACTGCTTTAGCTAATTTTAAAGCTAAAATTATTGATACAAATGCTGAAATAAAAATCTCTATCGACAGTGCATTAAACGTTTTAGCGATTCCGGCTTACCTAGATAGTATTTTATTAAACCTAATATCTAATAGCATTAAATACAAAAGACCAGATGCCCATCCAGTAATTACTATAACTGCGAAAAAAATAGAAGGTTATATAAAAATCACCGTCGCAGATAATGGGCTTGGTATTAATTTAGATCTACATAAAAATAAAATTTTCGGATTATACAAAACCTTTCATAAACATAAAGAAGCAAGAGGCTTAGGTCTTTATATTACAAAAAATCAAATTGAAGCCATGCAGGGTACAATTGAAGTGGCGAGTAAAATAAATCAAGGCACAATATTTACAATATTCTTAAAAGATGACACACATTAA
- a CDS encoding APC family permease translates to MSKQITLKDAISIGIGGMVGGGIFAVLGLAVSLAKGGTPVAFLFAGIIALLTAYSYAKLSRKFPENGGTVRFVHQQFGNGVFAGGINNLLWISYIVMLALYASAFGSYAAELFSITEDRAIDVRICQTTIIIIALAINYLSVSLVGRIESVAVIVKLLILIAFIGIGFYGFSLHPENLHQLQPSNWESPFLLLSGGMVIFVAYEGFELIANSISDLKDREKNTEKAYFGAVGFVVVLYILIAIVTVGSLPFDKIASAKDYVLAQAAAPTLGQIGFTIITITALISTFSAINATILGSGRVNYDIAEDQELPRYFCHIFWGKPIGYLITAILSIILVNVFNLESISTAGSAGFLLIFCLVNYIGFKKYQELESKKSIHLIASILCLLAFCTLIVQQFETNITGVLVALGIILFCFVMEWVYKTIGFKK, encoded by the coding sequence ATGAGTAAACAAATAACATTAAAAGATGCTATTTCCATTGGTATCGGAGGTATGGTTGGTGGTGGTATTTTCGCCGTTCTTGGATTGGCTGTGTCGTTGGCAAAAGGAGGTACACCAGTTGCTTTTTTATTTGCAGGTATTATCGCCTTGTTAACGGCTTATTCTTATGCTAAATTATCTAGAAAATTTCCAGAAAACGGAGGGACCGTTAGGTTTGTACATCAACAATTTGGAAATGGGGTGTTTGCCGGAGGAATAAACAATCTACTTTGGATAAGTTATATTGTGATGTTAGCTTTATATGCTTCTGCATTTGGATCTTATGCTGCCGAGTTATTTTCTATTACAGAAGACAGGGCTATCGATGTACGTATTTGTCAAACGACCATAATTATAATAGCGTTGGCTATTAATTATTTAAGTGTCAGTCTGGTTGGTCGTATAGAGTCTGTTGCAGTTATTGTAAAGTTGTTGATACTAATAGCCTTTATAGGCATTGGGTTTTATGGATTTTCATTACATCCAGAAAATTTACATCAATTACAACCAAGTAATTGGGAAAGTCCTTTTTTATTACTCTCTGGAGGAATGGTGATTTTTGTAGCTTATGAAGGTTTTGAACTAATAGCCAATTCTATTTCAGACTTAAAAGACCGCGAAAAAAATACCGAAAAGGCCTATTTTGGAGCTGTAGGTTTTGTAGTGGTTTTGTATATTTTAATTGCCATAGTTACCGTTGGGTCTTTACCTTTTGATAAAATAGCAAGTGCTAAAGACTATGTTTTAGCACAAGCTGCAGCGCCTACTTTAGGGCAAATCGGATTTACTATTATTACTATTACGGCGCTAATATCTACTTTTTCGGCTATTAATGCGACTATTTTAGGCAGCGGACGTGTCAATTATGATATTGCTGAAGATCAAGAATTACCGCGTTATTTTTGTCATATTTTTTGGGGTAAACCTATTGGCTATTTAATTACAGCCATCTTGTCCATTATATTGGTTAATGTCTTTAATCTTGAAAGTATTTCGACAGCCGGAAGTGCTGGTTTTTTGTTGATTTTTTGTCTAGTTAACTATATCGGATTTAAAAAGTATCAAGAATTAGAGTCTAAAAAAAGTATTCATTTAATAGCTAGTATTTTGTGTTTATTGGCTTTTTGTACACTTATTGTTCAGCAATTTGAAACTAATATTACTGGTGTTTTAGTCGCTTTGGGTATTATTTTGTTTTGTTTTGTTATGGAGTGGGTGTATAAAACGATTGGCTTTAAAAAGTAA
- a CDS encoding TlpA family protein disulfide reductase translates to MLLILILILENTLFLKQKLQRPLLMLVVFFLLVSCNNTKSNAVVFANNATILVYNFDQLEPLLYTDSNKTYIVNFWAMWCAPCVKELPYIKAYADKHPDVEVLLVSMDFPKDIETKLKPFLKQKGITNKVVILDDPDANTWINKIDPNWSGAIPYTIIFNNTKRAFFERSFESESDLETEINNTINN, encoded by the coding sequence ATGCTTTTAATCCTGATATTAATTTTGGAAAATACATTGTTTTTAAAACAAAAATTACAACGACCACTCTTGATGTTGGTTGTATTCTTCTTACTTGTAAGCTGCAACAATACTAAGAGTAATGCTGTTGTTTTTGCAAATAACGCTACGATCCTTGTTTACAACTTTGATCAGTTAGAACCGTTGTTATATACAGATAGTAACAAAACTTACATTGTTAATTTCTGGGCCATGTGGTGCGCACCTTGTGTTAAAGAACTACCATACATAAAAGCTTATGCAGATAAACATCCTGATGTTGAGGTGTTATTAGTAAGCATGGATTTTCCTAAAGATATTGAGACCAAACTAAAACCATTTTTAAAGCAAAAAGGCATTACTAATAAAGTGGTGATTTTAGACGATCCCGATGCTAATACTTGGATAAATAAAATAGATCCAAATTGGTCAGGTGCCATACCTTATACTATCATTTTTAATAATACAAAACGTGCGTTTTTTGAGCGTTCGTTTGAAAGTGAATCAGATTTAGAAACGGAAATAAATAACACAATTAATAACTAA